One Phaseolus vulgaris cultivar G19833 chromosome 4, P. vulgaris v2.0, whole genome shotgun sequence DNA window includes the following coding sequences:
- the LOC137838611 gene encoding uncharacterized protein — translation MIVYAFRKGVCPGPFCESLIRNRPKTFAEIRHHAVEHIASEGEVYEKRTTVTPARPRAHVRAQPTRVHEAATGRKDQDRKRPYEARWTQPIGRAEGRREGNRPLRHNFVVELKDLIIVPNIVDRLRPPVKTDKVLGPHKESWCAFHEAFGHHINNCLALGYQLDELVKNGFLKDYLDGSSTTTAMATPEEGQAHEMPTHGEVHTIFGGFSGGGPTASQRKKYVRLVSSVAGEFPDDPWESDLVFTSADLRDVVPHNNDPVVISIVTAGRKVHRVLVDQGSSADVIFWSTFNKLQLSPDLLRPYTRCLYGFADNPMEVRGYLELRTTFTDGAASRTESIWYLVVNANSAYNILLGRR, via the coding sequence atgatcgtgtacgcattcagaaAAGGGGTATGTCCCGGGCCTTTCTGCGAATCACTTATTCGCAATCGCCCCAAGACTTTTGCTGAAATAAGGCATCATGCAGTAGAGCACATTGCCTCAGAAGGGGAGGTGTACGAGAAACGCACAACTGTCACGCCCGCACGCCCGAGGGCACATGTGCGCGCACAACCCACCAGGGTCCACGAGGCCGCAACAGGAAGGAAGGACCAAGACAGGAAGCGCCCCTACGAGGCAAGATGGACCCAGCCCATAGGTCGAGCAGAGGGAAGGAGAGAAGGAAATAGGCCACTGAGGCACAATTTCGTGGTAGAACTTAAAGACCTCAtcattgtgcccaacatagttGACAGGTTAAGGCCACCGgtgaagactgacaaggtgctgggaccccACAAGGAGTCGTGGTGCGCGTTTCACGAGGCATTcgggcaccatattaacaactgcttaGCGCTAGGCTATCAGTTagatgagcttgtgaagaatggtttcctaAAAGATTACCTCGATGGGTCTTCTACAACCACAGCCATGGCGACACCAGAGGAAGGTCAAGCGCACGAAATGCCGACTCAcggagaagtgcacaccatctTTGGCGGCTTTTCCGgaggaggacccactgcctctcagCGTAAGAAATATGTGAGGTTAGTGAGTTCAGTTGCTGGGGAGTTTCCGGACGACccatgggagtcagacctcgttttcACGAGTGCTGACCTGCGGGATGTCGTCCCACAcaacaatgaccccgtggtcatttcaatagtcacagcgggaaggaaaGTACACAGGGTTCTCGTCGACCAAGGCAGTTCTGCAGACGTCATattttggtcgaccttcaacaagctacagttatcccccgaccttttgagaccctaTACTAGATGCCTATATGGATTTGCAGACAACCCGATGGAGGTGCGTGGATACTTGGAGCTGAGAACGACATTCACTGATGGAGCGGCGTCGCGCACCGAGAGCATCTGGtacttggtggttaacgccaactcagcctacaacattttgttaggcagaagatga